The following coding sequences lie in one Euhalothece natronophila Z-M001 genomic window:
- a CDS encoding flotillin family protein, translating into MNQYIETRSETRAEPSPLTVESNLVRADAGLIITIVIIVILLGIGVLNTMIQICDPNKILIISGRKYKREDGQELGYRVIYGGRTFRIPILESVETMDVRTIPVPIEVTNAYAKGGTPLNIQAIANVKISGDWSVVGNAIERFLGRGREEISRVARETLEGNLRGVVATLTPEQLNEDRLQFAERISNDVASDLAKLGLQLDTLKIQSVSDDVDYLNSIGRRQIATIVRDAEIAESNAIAEAEQAEADCNRKAEVAETETATATEEKQNELRRITAEVGKEAKMEEERTTAAAEEARARAQQELQSVRAELEKARLEVDQVLPAQAQQQANELEAKGKAAKLAEDNKASAQVNEMLAQVWQETGVDASELFLVQQMEMILKQATKVPHRLHLGEVSVIDNGDGKALASLSNAYPEMIRQFLQQSEETLGIKLSGKNNQDTEQTEMEED; encoded by the coding sequence ATGAATCAATATATTGAAACTCGATCAGAAACTAGAGCAGAGCCATCTCCCCTTACAGTGGAAAGTAATTTAGTGAGGGCTGACGCGGGCTTAATTATTACCATTGTTATTATTGTGATTTTGCTGGGAATTGGCGTACTGAATACAATGATTCAAATTTGTGACCCCAATAAAATTCTCATTATTTCAGGTCGCAAATATAAGCGGGAAGATGGTCAAGAACTTGGCTATCGCGTCATTTATGGGGGACGTACTTTTCGAATTCCCATCCTCGAAAGTGTAGAAACTATGGATGTCAGGACGATACCTGTTCCCATTGAAGTAACAAATGCTTATGCTAAAGGGGGAACTCCCCTCAATATCCAAGCCATTGCCAATGTCAAAATCTCTGGGGATTGGTCAGTGGTAGGCAATGCTATTGAACGCTTTTTAGGACGCGGACGTGAAGAAATTTCTCGGGTAGCCAGAGAAACCTTAGAAGGAAATTTACGGGGGGTAGTTGCGACACTCACCCCAGAACAGCTGAATGAAGATCGCCTGCAATTCGCTGAACGCATTTCCAATGATGTCGCCTCTGATTTAGCGAAATTGGGGTTACAATTGGATACTCTAAAAATCCAAAGTGTTTCTGATGATGTGGATTATCTCAACTCCATTGGGCGACGACAAATTGCAACGATTGTTCGGGATGCTGAAATTGCCGAATCAAACGCGATCGCAGAAGCTGAACAAGCCGAAGCAGACTGTAATCGTAAAGCGGAAGTTGCTGAAACTGAAACTGCCACTGCTACCGAAGAAAAACAAAATGAATTGCGACGCATCACCGCAGAAGTAGGCAAAGAAGCCAAAATGGAAGAGGAACGAACCACAGCTGCAGCTGAAGAAGCTAGAGCAAGAGCGCAACAAGAATTACAATCCGTAAGGGCGGAATTAGAGAAAGCGCGGTTAGAAGTTGACCAAGTTCTCCCGGCACAAGCTCAACAACAAGCTAATGAACTGGAAGCAAAAGGCAAAGCGGCGAAACTTGCCGAGGATAACAAAGCCTCAGCACAAGTCAATGAAATGTTAGCCCAAGTTTGGCAAGAAACAGGAGTGGATGCTTCCGAATTATTCCTTGTCCAACAAATGGAGATGATTCTCAAGCAAGCTACCAAAGTCCCTCACCGCTTGCATTTAGGAGAAGTGAGTGTCATTGACAATGGGGATGGGAAGGCGCTTGCGTCTCTCTCCAATGCCTATCCAGAAATGATCCGTCAGTTCCTCCAGCAATCAGAGGAAACGTTGGGGATCAAACTATCTGGGAAAAATAATCAAGATACCGAGCAAACTGAAATGGAGGAAGATTAA
- the malQ gene encoding 4-alpha-glucanotransferase, with translation MQLERASGILLHPTSFPSRYGIGDLGAEAYEFIDFLAGSGQQLWQVLPLGPTGFGNSPYLSYSALAGNHLLISPDKLVEFGLLTHEDIANFPEMPLETVDYDRVEAVKMPLLRKAFERFAELPEDQRSPYHDFCYKHGYWVEDFAFFMALKDANDGISWHEWEEGLARRDPKTLEEWKKHLGWEIYYHKYLQFEFYRQWQALKSYANERQIKILGDIPIYVAHDSMAVWVHQDIFCIDPETLQPSMMAGVPPDYFSEGGQLWGNPVYNWEQVEANGFDWWLHRFEGTLDYVDLLRIDHFRGFESFWAVPEGEEDARNGHWVKAPGEKFFNLLRERLGELPIVAEDLGIITDEVEALRAKFDFPGMKVLHFAFDDGPGNPYLPFNYHDRNCIVYTGTHDNDTTVGWYKKRNAQQKEIVRQYLGGISSEGIHWSMIRLALGSVANQAIIPLQDVLGLGSNARMNTPSSLGENWAWRYRRDELTEQLRDRLGMLTYLYGRSPE, from the coding sequence ATGCAACTTGAGCGAGCAAGCGGAATTTTATTACACCCCACTTCTTTTCCTAGTCGCTACGGCATTGGAGATTTAGGGGCAGAAGCGTACGAATTTATTGATTTTTTAGCCGGTAGTGGGCAGCAACTGTGGCAAGTGCTTCCTTTAGGGCCCACTGGCTTTGGGAATTCTCCTTATTTATCCTATTCTGCTCTAGCTGGAAACCATTTGTTAATTAGTCCCGACAAACTGGTGGAATTTGGCTTATTAACCCATGAAGATATCGCCAATTTTCCTGAAATGCCGTTAGAAACGGTAGATTATGATCGGGTAGAAGCGGTCAAAATGCCCCTTTTACGCAAGGCCTTTGAACGGTTTGCGGAGTTACCTGAAGATCAGCGTAGCCCCTACCATGACTTTTGTTATAAACATGGGTATTGGGTAGAAGATTTTGCCTTCTTTATGGCACTTAAAGATGCTAATGATGGCATTAGTTGGCATGAATGGGAAGAAGGTTTAGCAAGGCGCGATCCCAAAACTTTAGAGGAATGGAAAAAGCATTTAGGATGGGAGATTTATTATCACAAATATCTCCAGTTTGAGTTTTACCGTCAGTGGCAAGCCCTAAAATCTTACGCCAATGAACGACAAATTAAAATTCTTGGCGATATCCCGATTTATGTGGCCCATGATAGTATGGCGGTTTGGGTTCACCAAGATATTTTCTGCATTGATCCTGAAACCCTACAACCTTCGATGATGGCAGGGGTTCCCCCAGATTATTTTAGTGAAGGGGGACAACTTTGGGGGAATCCTGTTTATAACTGGGAACAAGTGGAAGCTAATGGCTTTGACTGGTGGTTACACCGCTTTGAGGGCACCCTTGATTATGTGGATTTATTGCGAATTGACCATTTCCGTGGCTTTGAGTCGTTTTGGGCAGTTCCTGAAGGAGAAGAAGATGCCCGCAATGGTCATTGGGTGAAAGCCCCAGGGGAGAAGTTTTTTAATCTTTTACGAGAGAGACTGGGGGAATTACCAATTGTTGCTGAAGATTTAGGGATTATTACTGATGAGGTAGAAGCCTTAAGAGCGAAGTTTGATTTTCCCGGCATGAAAGTATTACACTTTGCCTTTGATGATGGGCCAGGGAATCCGTATTTGCCCTTTAATTATCATGATCGCAATTGTATTGTTTATACCGGAACTCACGATAATGATACGACTGTAGGCTGGTATAAAAAGCGCAATGCACAACAAAAAGAGATTGTGCGTCAGTATTTAGGGGGAATTAGCTCTGAAGGCATTCATTGGAGTATGATTCGTTTAGCTTTAGGATCAGTGGCTAATCAAGCGATTATTCCTTTACAAGATGTGCTGGGGTTAGGAAGTAACGCACGGATGAATACTCCCAGTAGTCTTGGGGAAAATTGGGCCTGGCGCTATCGTCGTGATGAGTTAACTGAACAGTTGCGCGATCGGTTGGGAATGTTAACCTATCTTTATGGTCGTAGCCCAGAATAA
- a CDS encoding cysteine dioxygenase family protein, which yields MKADWLVKDNGVCSRCTLVRDWDFLDAGYRLYRFLTEVEDRINLAVSQGTDEETLLSQLRPLVRKLILNCSVVQSSCHQLNQNQENAVAMLYDELGLPITIQTEINCLGEKSPIHNHGTWGIVAVLKGQQKNWFWRRNPTENHPNRIEYVGEKIIQQGEIISFTSEAIHRIEAVGEEATITLNLYGETEANKRFQFDDEKQTAKAF from the coding sequence ATGAAAGCGGATTGGTTAGTTAAAGATAATGGTGTGTGTTCCCGTTGTACTTTAGTAAGAGACTGGGATTTTTTAGATGCAGGCTATCGCTTGTATCGCTTTTTAACCGAAGTAGAAGATCGGATTAACTTAGCAGTTTCCCAAGGAACGGATGAAGAAACTTTACTCTCACAACTACGTCCCCTAGTGAGGAAATTAATCCTTAATTGTTCGGTTGTTCAATCCTCTTGCCATCAACTGAACCAAAATCAAGAAAATGCTGTTGCAATGCTATATGATGAGTTGGGTTTACCAATTACGATTCAAACAGAAATCAACTGTTTAGGGGAAAAATCGCCCATTCATAATCATGGAACATGGGGAATTGTAGCAGTATTAAAAGGGCAGCAAAAAAATTGGTTTTGGCGACGAAATCCTACAGAAAATCATCCTAATCGTATTGAGTATGTTGGGGAAAAAATTATTCAGCAGGGAGAAATCATTAGTTTTACTTCTGAGGCAATTCATAGGATAGAAGCTGTTGGCGAGGAGGCAACAATTACCTTAAACTTATACGGAGAAACAGAAGCAAATAAAAGGTTTCAGTTTGATGATGAGAAACAAACTGCTAAAGCCTTTTAA
- a CDS encoding FAD-binding domain-containing protein — MSELILFWHRRDLRINDNVGLSQAYQQTSRVVGVFCLDPYILESDQIAPARVKYLLGCLERLQESYQRVGSDLLVLQADPVTMIPHLALTLNAQAVFWNQDVEPYGMKRDRAVTTSLQEQGIKTQTFWDQLLHAPGEILTKGEAPYKVYTPFWKNWQQQEKAQPVGNITQLSGLTFQEQEKVNQMGRIAVPTLAELGITWENELPLEPGYVAAKAKLEQFSDRAIADYDQNRNYPAVDGTSILSAALKFGVIGIREVWETTELAWENTRSDEARHSIQAWRQELAWREFYQHALYFFPELADGPYRREFQNFPWDNNQQHFQAWCEGKTGYPIVDAAMRQLNITGWMHNRCRMIVASFLTKDLIINWQWGERYFMQTLFDGDLAANNGGWQWSASSGMDPKPLRIFNPASQAQKFDPDAEYIRYWLPELSSLETEELLTGNFSPLERESLDYPQPIVDHKQQQREFKRRYQEQKERDSVS; from the coding sequence ATGTCTGAACTCATTCTTTTTTGGCATCGTCGCGACTTACGTATTAATGATAATGTTGGACTCTCCCAAGCCTATCAGCAAACCTCAAGAGTGGTGGGTGTTTTCTGTCTTGACCCCTATATTTTAGAATCAGATCAAATTGCTCCAGCCAGAGTTAAATATTTATTGGGATGCTTAGAGAGACTACAAGAGAGTTATCAAAGGGTTGGCAGTGATTTATTAGTATTACAAGCTGATCCCGTTACCATGATCCCGCATCTTGCCCTTACTCTTAACGCTCAAGCGGTATTCTGGAATCAAGATGTTGAACCCTATGGGATGAAGCGCGATCGCGCTGTTACTACTTCTCTACAAGAACAGGGAATCAAGACTCAAACGTTTTGGGATCAACTTCTTCATGCCCCCGGAGAAATTCTTACCAAGGGAGAAGCACCGTATAAGGTTTATACGCCCTTCTGGAAAAATTGGCAACAACAAGAGAAAGCCCAGCCTGTAGGCAACATTACCCAACTCAGTGGCTTAACTTTCCAAGAACAAGAGAAAGTAAATCAAATGGGGAGAATTGCTGTACCAACCCTAGCAGAATTAGGGATTACTTGGGAGAATGAATTACCCTTAGAACCTGGCTATGTAGCTGCTAAAGCAAAATTAGAACAATTCAGCGATCGCGCCATTGCCGACTATGACCAAAACCGCAATTATCCTGCCGTTGATGGCACATCTATACTTAGTGCGGCTCTCAAATTTGGAGTAATTGGCATTCGAGAAGTTTGGGAAACTACGGAACTAGCATGGGAAAATACCCGTAGCGATGAAGCTAGACACAGCATTCAAGCCTGGCGACAAGAACTAGCGTGGCGAGAATTTTATCAGCACGCCCTTTACTTTTTTCCTGAACTGGCAGATGGTCCCTATCGTCGAGAATTTCAAAACTTCCCTTGGGACAATAACCAGCAACACTTTCAAGCCTGGTGCGAGGGAAAAACCGGTTATCCCATTGTTGATGCTGCCATGCGCCAATTAAACATAACTGGATGGATGCACAACCGTTGTCGAATGATTGTGGCAAGTTTTTTGACTAAAGACTTAATCATTAATTGGCAATGGGGAGAACGCTATTTTATGCAAACCCTCTTTGATGGTGACTTAGCCGCTAATAATGGGGGTTGGCAATGGAGTGCTTCTAGTGGCATGGATCCCAAACCTTTACGTATCTTTAATCCAGCCTCTCAGGCGCAAAAATTCGATCCTGATGCTGAATATATTCGCTATTGGCTACCTGAGTTGAGTTCCTTAGAAACTGAAGAGTTATTAACCGGGAATTTTTCTCCTCTTGAACGAGAAAGTCTCGATTATCCGCAACCCATTGTGGATCATAAACAGCAACAACGAGAATTTAAGCGCCGCTATCAGGAACAGAAAGAACGAGATAGCGTTTCTTAG
- a CDS encoding iron uptake porin, whose product MSLSWKKFLVIAPSLGALAMVQTALAEELPFSASAEDQSSELLDQIDLYNQESGSSINQVNSVFQLEDVSPDDWAFEALRNLVERYGCIAGYPDGTFRGNEAMTRYEFAAGLNACLQQIETLIATDGADVSEEDLATLQRLTQEFEAELATLATRVDDLEGRTAFLEDTQFSTTTQLNSQVVFDLAGANSVDKAVAAQDEFDDDLGEVDSNLHLTRRIRMNFDSSFTGEDRLRVRFQESTSDTLAGATGARAATRNLSAGGTDGNFELGQLMYSFPVGDNVVTHLGAQGVLIDDVFNAGPTAGFAYNSINLFTAYNNLVYDVSAVGGASIGANIFLGDRVQVDLGYFATDGRDPEEGLFGGDYSAGGQIGVDLGDVDLAATYLRSYQGGGPTDDDQFNYDLSGFVGSPAAANPFRQAQDGDDLAASADHFGLQANWRVSPRFNVGGYFGYVNANTQAGPDGDAELINWLVNASFPDLGAEGSALILAFGQPPKLTSSSGSAVDTDPDNGYLLSAEYQFPVSDNIDIATGGYALFNPNHNSDNDDIYVGRVRTVFSF is encoded by the coding sequence GTGAGCCTATCTTGGAAAAAATTTTTAGTTATTGCGCCTTCTTTAGGAGCCTTAGCAATGGTGCAAACAGCCCTTGCTGAGGAATTACCATTTTCTGCATCAGCAGAGGATCAATCCAGTGAACTGCTTGATCAAATTGATCTTTATAATCAAGAAAGTGGTAGCTCGATCAATCAAGTTAATAGTGTTTTTCAACTGGAAGACGTTTCCCCAGATGACTGGGCATTTGAAGCTCTACGTAACTTAGTGGAACGTTATGGCTGTATTGCGGGTTATCCTGATGGAACCTTTCGGGGAAATGAGGCGATGACTCGTTACGAGTTTGCGGCAGGGTTAAATGCTTGTTTACAGCAAATCGAAACTTTGATTGCAACCGATGGTGCTGATGTCAGTGAAGAAGACTTAGCAACGCTACAACGGTTAACCCAAGAATTTGAAGCGGAACTTGCTACCCTCGCAACACGAGTTGACGATTTAGAAGGCCGCACTGCATTTTTAGAAGATACTCAGTTTTCTACCACAACTCAGCTTAATAGTCAAGTAGTGTTTGACTTGGCAGGCGCTAATAGTGTTGATAAAGCAGTGGCAGCTCAAGACGAGTTTGATGATGATCTTGGGGAAGTAGATAGCAATCTCCATTTAACTCGCCGGATTCGCATGAACTTTGATAGTAGCTTCACAGGGGAAGATCGTCTGCGAGTACGCTTTCAAGAATCAACTAGCGATACTTTAGCTGGCGCGACAGGTGCTCGTGCTGCCACCCGTAATCTTTCTGCCGGGGGCACTGATGGTAACTTTGAACTGGGGCAATTAATGTATAGTTTCCCTGTGGGAGATAATGTCGTTACTCATTTAGGGGCACAAGGGGTGTTAATTGATGACGTGTTTAATGCTGGTCCCACAGCGGGTTTTGCCTACAATTCGATTAATCTCTTCACTGCCTATAATAATCTTGTTTATGATGTGAGTGCTGTAGGCGGAGCAAGTATCGGTGCTAATATTTTCCTCGGCGATCGCGTACAAGTAGATTTAGGCTATTTTGCTACTGATGGTCGCGATCCAGAAGAAGGATTATTTGGCGGTGATTACTCTGCAGGGGGACAAATTGGTGTCGATTTAGGAGATGTTGACCTTGCTGCCACCTATCTCCGCAGTTATCAAGGCGGAGGTCCCACTGATGATGATCAGTTCAATTATGACCTTTCTGGTTTTGTTGGCAGTCCCGCTGCAGCAAATCCTTTTCGTCAAGCCCAAGATGGTGATGATTTAGCAGCCTCTGCAGATCATTTTGGATTACAAGCAAATTGGCGTGTGAGTCCTCGCTTTAATGTTGGAGGCTATTTTGGTTACGTCAACGCTAATACTCAAGCTGGACCTGATGGTGATGCCGAACTAATTAACTGGCTGGTTAATGCCTCCTTCCCTGATTTAGGGGCAGAAGGAAGTGCTCTTATTTTAGCCTTTGGTCAACCACCTAAATTAACCTCTTCTAGTGGTTCTGCGGTTGATACTGACCCTGATAATGGATACTTACTCAGTGCAGAATATCAGTTCCCAGTGAGTGATAATATCGATATTGCCACAGGTGGTTATGCGTTATTTAATCCCAACCACAATAGCGACAATGATGATATCTATGTTGGTCGTGTGAGAACTGTGTTTAGTTTCTAA
- a CDS encoding SDR family oxidoreductase gives MAKKKVLVTGATGRTGSIVLKKLRQKGNDLEVFGFARLRSMDGVQSRSKVQELFGTTEGFYFGDIREENSLEPAINDCNTLIIVTSATPQMKSPPAEGERPEFTYPEDATPEIIDYQGQVNQINAAKKAGVEHIILMGSMGGTNENHPLNKIGNGNILIWKRKAEQYLIDSGINYTIVRAGGLLNEPGGKRKLLVGKDDKLLQRESPTIPREDVAEVIVQALFIPEAKNKAFDVVSEEASPEEVTSDFASLFAQSTPGL, from the coding sequence ATGGCGAAGAAAAAAGTGTTGGTGACGGGAGCAACGGGAAGAACTGGCTCAATTGTATTAAAAAAATTACGTCAAAAGGGGAATGATTTAGAGGTTTTTGGGTTTGCGCGTTTGCGAAGCATGGACGGAGTCCAATCGCGCTCTAAGGTTCAAGAATTATTTGGAACAACTGAAGGGTTTTATTTTGGAGATATTCGCGAAGAAAATAGTTTAGAACCAGCTATTAATGATTGTAATACACTGATTATTGTCACCAGTGCTACGCCACAAATGAAATCTCCACCTGCAGAGGGAGAACGTCCTGAGTTTACTTATCCTGAAGATGCAACCCCAGAAATTATTGATTATCAAGGACAAGTCAATCAAATTAATGCAGCTAAAAAAGCAGGGGTAGAACACATTATTTTAATGGGATCAATGGGGGGAACTAATGAAAATCATCCCTTAAATAAAATTGGCAATGGTAACATTTTAATCTGGAAAAGAAAGGCGGAACAATATTTAATTGATTCTGGTATTAACTACACGATTGTTCGCGCAGGTGGCTTACTCAATGAACCAGGAGGAAAGCGAAAACTATTAGTAGGTAAAGATGATAAATTACTACAACGAGAGTCACCGACGATTCCTCGAGAAGATGTTGCAGAGGTAATTGTCCAAGCGTTATTTATTCCAGAAGCCAAAAATAAGGCTTTTGATGTGGTTTCGGAAGAAGCCTCTCCAGAAGAAGTTACTTCAGACTTTGCTAGCTTATTTGCTCAAAGCACTCCTGGGTTATAA